ATGACACCGCGGGTCAACTAGCTTGTGATAGATTGAATGAATCAACTTTAATGGGGAGAAATCTTGTCGTCAGCAAGGCTAAAAACCCGTTTTATGCTAAAATGCCGTTCAGAACGGTGGAGCAAGGCTAGTGAAAATAGATGGTGTATTGAGTTAAATAGACCATCTATTTTTTTAATTGTCTTCAAGAAATTCTTTGAAGCTTTTTGTGTTGTAACTTCTGATGCCAACTTCTTTCGAAATAATTTTATCGCTAGGTGAAATGATGAAGGTGGTTGGTATGGATTGAAACTCAAATGTTGAAGTTATAGGACTTGCCAATCTGTAAACGGGCATTGTGTAATTTTTTTTAGCGATAAATTTTCTTAGCTTTTCTTCGTTTTCATCCATCGAAATCATAATGAATGCAACTTTGTTCTTGTCAATTCCATTATAAAGTGATTGAATTTCCGGCATTTCCGCGATGCATGGAGGACACCAAGTAGCCCAAAAATTGATAAAAAGCGTTTTGCCTGAAAAATCCGACGCGTTATGAATGTTGCCTTCCATATCAATTAATTTGAAGTTCAAATCGGCTAATCCCTTTTCATTGTCATCGATTTTGGTCGATGGCCTGACCAAACCTGTCTTAAGCACAAGATTTTGAGCGAATCCAATGACTTCAGGAAGCTTTCCAGTTAGTTTGAGTGTTAATATAATGGCTCCAATGGCGAGTAATTCGATGATTGTTCGCTGTGTTTTGCTGATTTTCATAAGGAAGGATTTTTTAGGAAATGTCTTTGCTGTAAACTTCTATAAAATGGTTAATTTTAACGATTGAATGTTGCCATAAATTTAATCATGTTAAGCTGGCAAGTAAATAATATTTTAACATTTTAATTTTGAGTGATGCACATTAACAGTGATCAACATTTTTCAAAAATAGCTCAGGAGCTTTCTGTAAGAGAATCTCAAGTAAGAGCTACTGTCGAAATGCTTGACGAGGGTGCTACAGTGCCATTTATTTCAAGGTATAGAAAAGAAAAAACGGGTAGTCTTGACGAAGTCGCAGTGGCTGCTATTAGAGATAGAATTCATCAGTTGCGAGAGCTGGACAAGCGCAAAGAAAGCATATTGAAATCTTTGACGGATATGGAAAAGCTTACAGATGAGCTTGAGGCGAAGGTTTTGGCTGCTGAAACAATGACTGAACTTGAGGATATATATCTGCCATACAAGCCGAAAAGAAGAACGCGAGCTACAATTGCGCGCGAGAAAGGTTTGGAGCCCTTGGCGAATAAAATTTTTGAAGAGGAAGTCATTGACTTGAAGAGTTTGGCTTCTGATTTTATCGATTCCGAAAAAGGTGTTGAATCGATTGATGAAGCTTTGTCTGGAGCTCGCGATATTATTGCAGAGTGGATAAATGAAGATCAAGAGACTAGGTCTCAAGTTAGAGAGATTTTTAATGAATCCGGACATTTTAAAGCTCGAGTAATCCCTGGCAAGGAAGAAGAGGGGCAGAAGTATAAGGATTATTTTGAATGGGATGAACCTATAAATACTGCGCCATCGCACCGTGTTTTAGCTTTGAGAAGAGCGGAGAAGGAAATGATTATTTTTCTTGACTCTAGTCCAGATGACGAGCTTGCAATTCATAGTTTGGAAAGTAAATATGTCAAAGCTCAGAACGAGGTTGAAGATCAAGTAGCTTTGGCTGTAAAAGATTCTTATAAGAGATTGTTGAAGCCTTCTATGGAGACAGAGGTTAGAATGACTTCAAAGAAAAAGGCTGATGAAGAAGCTATCAGAGTATTTGCTGAGAATTTGAAGCAATTATTGTTGGCTCCGCCATTGGGAGAAAGAAATGTATTGGCAATTGACCCTGGTTTTAGGACAGGTTGCAAGGTTGTAGTTTTGAATAGTCAAGGAAAGTTGCTTAAGAATACAACAGTATTTCCTACAGGGTCAGCTCACCAAAAGGTTGTCGCTGAGAATGAATTGAAGCAATTGTGCTCTCAATATGATGTGAACGCAGTAGCTATTGGAAACGGTACTGCTAGCAGAGAAACTGAGGCTTTTGTTAAGAGCTTAGGCTTGCCGAAGCATGTGTTAGTAGTGATGGTGAATGAAAGCGGCGCTTCAATATATTCAGCTTCAGATGTGGCAAGAGAAGAGTTTCCTGACTATGATGTGACGGTGAGAGGAGCGGTTTCGATTGGGAGAAGGTTGCAGGATCCGTTAGCAGAGTTAGTGAAGATTGATCCAAAATCTATTGGTGTTGGGCAGTATCAACATGATGTTGACCAAGGCATGTTGAAAGAAGGCTTGGATGATGTTGTTGTTAGTTGTGTGAATGGAGTAGGTGTTGAATTGAATTCAGCTTCTAAGGAGCTGTTGACATATGTATCAGGTTTAGGACCTCAGCTGGCGAAGAACATTGTTGCTTACAGGGATGAAAATGGTCCATTCGCTTCAAGAAAGGATTTGATGAAGGTTCCAAGACTTGGAGCTAAGGCTTATGAGCAAGCGGCTGGATTCTTAAGAATAAGAAATGCGAGAAATCCGCTTGACGCTAGCGCTGTGCACCCAGAGCGATATAGTTTGGTCGAAAAGATGGCGAAAGACAGGAATTGCTCAATTAAAGACCTAATGGGAGATGTCGGGGTTAGAAATCAAATTAGTCTAAAGGATTATGTTAATGGAGAGGTTGGGTTGCCAACACTTCAAGATATCATGGATGAGCTTTCAAAACCTGGAAGAGACCCAAGGGAGAAGTTCGAAGCATTTTCATTTGAAGAGGGAATCAATGAAATTGAGGATTTGAAAATAGGAATGAAACTTCCGGGTATAGTTACGAATATTACTAATTTCGGTTGTTTTGTGGATGTTGGAGTGCATCAAGATGGACTTGTTCATGTTAGTCATTTGGCTGATAAATTTGTAAGCAATCCTGCGGAGATTGTTTCAGTGCAGCAAAAAGTAACAGTGACAGTTACCGAAGTGGATGTGCCTCGAAGAAGGATAGCGTTGTCCATGAAATCAAATCCTTTTGGAGAAGACAGGAAAGCAAAAGCGAATAAGCCTAAAAAGAAAACTACGAATAGAGATAATAGAAGAGAGGAGGATGCTGGAGGGGATCTGCAACAAAAGTTGTCTCAGTTGAAAGGAAAATTTAAAATGTAGTTATCTTGAATTGTTGAAAATAAAAAAGTCTTGCCATTAGCAAGACTTTTTTATTTATATAGTTTTTTAGTCTTCGTATCTCTCAACAATGCTGAAGTCAAAGTCATCCAAGAACTTCGTTGTGAAATCTCCTGACTGGAACTGCTCATTGTCCATTAGCATTAAGTGGAAAGGTATAGTTGTTTTTATTCCTTCAACAACAAACTCCTGTAGCGCTCTTCTCATTCTGATGATAGCTCTTTCTCTAGTACGAGCTGTTACGATAAGTTTTGCGATCATAGAGTCGTAATTAGGAGGAATTGTATAGCCTGCGTATATGTGGCTGTCAACTCTCACGCCTCTTCCATTAGGGAAATGCAATGTAGTGATCTTACCTGGAGAAGGTCTGAAGCCGTTTGTAGCGTCCTCAGCGTTGATTCTACATTCCATTGAAAATCTTTTAGGCATTTGATTGCCTTCTTTTAGAGGAATTCCTGCCGCGCACTTGATTTGATCTTTGATCAAGTCGATATCAGTAACTTGTTCTGTAATCGGGTGCTCTACCTGAATTCTCGTATTCATTTCCATGAAATAGAAGTCGCCATTCTTGTCCAATAGGAATTCTATTGTACCTGCGCCTTCGTATTTGATTGCTTCAGCAGCTAAAACCGCCGCGGCTCCCATTCTGTCTCTCAAATCTTGATCAACAGCTGGAGAAGGAGTTTCTTCTACTAGTTTTTGGTGTCTTCTTTGGATAGAGCAATCTCTTTCTGACAAGTGGATGGCTTTCCCGTTAGAATCTGCTAAAACTTGAATCTCAACGTGACGAGGCTCTTCGATGAATTTTTCAAGATAAAGCCCATCGTTTCCAAAAGCAGCTCCAGACTCTCTTTTCGCTTCGTCCCAAGCCTTCTGGAATTCGTCATCGCTAGTTACTAGTCTCATACCACGGCCACCGCCACCAGCAGTTGCTTTAAGGATGACAGGGTATTTCATTATGTTGGAAAGTCTAATACCTTCTTCCACAGACTCAAGAAGTCCTTCTGAACCAGGTATTGTAGGCACTCCAGCAGCTTTCATGGTTGCTTTGGCTGTTGCCTTGTCTCCCATTTTGTTGATCATTTCCGGAGATGCGCCAATGAACTTGATTTCATTTTCTTCGCAAACTCTAGAAAATTCAGCGTTTTCAGCTAAGAATCCGTAACCCGGGTGGATGGCATCCGCCGCAGTGATTTCAGCTGCTGAGATGATTCTTGGGATATCCAAATATGATTGGTTGCTTGGGGCTGGCCCGATGCAAACAGCCTCATCCGCAAATCTTACGTGAAGACTGTCTTTGTCGGCAGTAGAGTAAACAGCAACCGTTTTAATGCCCATTTCTCTACACGTTCTGATCACTCTAAGAGCGATTTCACCTCTATTGGCAATTAGTATTTTCTTGAACACGATAATTTGATTTTAGGTTCTCAAATTAGATTAAAAAAGAAAAACATCTCAGAGATGTTTTTCGAGCATTTGAGTTCTTACGAAGGGTCGATTCTGTAAAGAGGCGTTCCAAACTCTACAGGAGTAGCGTCCTCTACAAGAATTTCTACAACTTTTCCTGAAACTTCAGATTCGATTTCATTGAATAACTTCATTGCTTCAATGATGCAAATTGTTTTTCCTGGACTTACAGTATCTCCAACTTTCAAGAATGCAGCAGCGTCAGGGCTAGGTGATTTGTAGAAAGTACCTATCATAGTCGAGTTGATAGTTATGTACTTGTCTTCATTTGACGCTGCAGGAGCCGCTTCAGCCGCAGGAGTTGCTGCCGGTTGAGCTGCCGCAGGAGCAGGAGCTGTTGCAGGTGCTGCCACAGCTGCTTGAGGGGCCGCTGCTACAGGCGCTGATACGATTTGCTCGATAACCTTTGGAGCGTCAGCTTCTCTTTTCACTGAAAGCTTGAACTGCTCAGTCTCTATGTTTACTTCGTTAAGTCCTGATTTTGATATGAAATCAATTAGGTTTTTTATTTCGCTTGGTTTCATAATTTCTTATTCTAATTTCTTATTCTTTTACTCTTTCTACATATGAACGATCGCGTGTGTCTACCTTGATAAGTTGGTCTTGATTGACAAAAAGAGGTACTTGGATTTCTGCGTCAGTTTCCAAAGTGGCTGGTTTAGTCGCGTTTGTCGCTGTATCTCCTTTTAATCCCGGCTCTGTG
The Aureibacter tunicatorum DNA segment above includes these coding regions:
- a CDS encoding TlpA disulfide reductase family protein; protein product: MKISKTQRTIIELLAIGAIILTLKLTGKLPEVIGFAQNLVLKTGLVRPSTKIDDNEKGLADLNFKLIDMEGNIHNASDFSGKTLFINFWATWCPPCIAEMPEIQSLYNGIDKNKVAFIMISMDENEEKLRKFIAKKNYTMPVYRLASPITSTFEFQSIPTTFIISPSDKIISKEVGIRSYNTKSFKEFLEDN
- a CDS encoding Tex family protein; translation: MHINSDQHFSKIAQELSVRESQVRATVEMLDEGATVPFISRYRKEKTGSLDEVAVAAIRDRIHQLRELDKRKESILKSLTDMEKLTDELEAKVLAAETMTELEDIYLPYKPKRRTRATIAREKGLEPLANKIFEEEVIDLKSLASDFIDSEKGVESIDEALSGARDIIAEWINEDQETRSQVREIFNESGHFKARVIPGKEEEGQKYKDYFEWDEPINTAPSHRVLALRRAEKEMIIFLDSSPDDELAIHSLESKYVKAQNEVEDQVALAVKDSYKRLLKPSMETEVRMTSKKKADEEAIRVFAENLKQLLLAPPLGERNVLAIDPGFRTGCKVVVLNSQGKLLKNTTVFPTGSAHQKVVAENELKQLCSQYDVNAVAIGNGTASRETEAFVKSLGLPKHVLVVMVNESGASIYSASDVAREEFPDYDVTVRGAVSIGRRLQDPLAELVKIDPKSIGVGQYQHDVDQGMLKEGLDDVVVSCVNGVGVELNSASKELLTYVSGLGPQLAKNIVAYRDENGPFASRKDLMKVPRLGAKAYEQAAGFLRIRNARNPLDASAVHPERYSLVEKMAKDRNCSIKDLMGDVGVRNQISLKDYVNGEVGLPTLQDIMDELSKPGRDPREKFEAFSFEEGINEIEDLKIGMKLPGIVTNITNFGCFVDVGVHQDGLVHVSHLADKFVSNPAEIVSVQQKVTVTVTEVDVPRRRIALSMKSNPFGEDRKAKANKPKKKTTNRDNRREEDAGGDLQQKLSQLKGKFKM
- the accC gene encoding acetyl-CoA carboxylase biotin carboxylase subunit → MFKKILIANRGEIALRVIRTCREMGIKTVAVYSTADKDSLHVRFADEAVCIGPAPSNQSYLDIPRIISAAEITAADAIHPGYGFLAENAEFSRVCEENEIKFIGASPEMINKMGDKATAKATMKAAGVPTIPGSEGLLESVEEGIRLSNIMKYPVILKATAGGGGRGMRLVTSDDEFQKAWDEAKRESGAAFGNDGLYLEKFIEEPRHVEIQVLADSNGKAIHLSERDCSIQRRHQKLVEETPSPAVDQDLRDRMGAAAVLAAEAIKYEGAGTIEFLLDKNGDFYFMEMNTRIQVEHPITEQVTDIDLIKDQIKCAAGIPLKEGNQMPKRFSMECRINAEDATNGFRPSPGKITTLHFPNGRGVRVDSHIYAGYTIPPNYDSMIAKLIVTARTRERAIIRMRRALQEFVVEGIKTTIPFHLMLMDNEQFQSGDFTTKFLDDFDFSIVERYED
- the accB gene encoding acetyl-CoA carboxylase biotin carboxyl carrier protein, translated to MKPSEIKNLIDFISKSGLNEVNIETEQFKLSVKREADAPKVIEQIVSAPVAAAPQAAVAAPATAPAPAAAQPAATPAAEAAPAASNEDKYITINSTMIGTFYKSPSPDAAAFLKVGDTVSPGKTICIIEAMKLFNEIESEVSGKVVEILVEDATPVEFGTPLYRIDPS